TCTGTCCTGCCTGCTCACCCATGAGGGGCACGACGGCCGCCGTGAAGACGCTGCTGCTCTGCAGTGCGAAGGTCAGGCCGGCGCCCGCGAGGACGGCCAGGTAGCCGCCGAGCCAGCCCAGCGGGAAGGGGAAGTCTGTGGGGGATGCCGGGTCAGCCCTGGCCAGCGCCCACAAGGAGGGCCAGGTAGCCCCCGAGTTAGCCTGGTGGGAAGGGGAAGTCTGTGGGGGATGCTGGGTCAGCCCTGGCCACCGCACCTCCTCCCACGCCCTCACCTGCATTGATGACCGTCCTCACGACCTGGGCCACGCGGCCGCGCAGCACAGAGTTGAGCAGCTTGACTATGAGGACCAGGCAGCCGCAGAGCACCAGCAGGGAGCCGGCCAGCAGGATGCAGCCCACGGCCAGGTCCGTGAGCTCCGTGCCCACAAACAGGTGGCggcctgggggcagggcaggggcaggtgaGGGGGAGCCTGGGGGGTGGGCCGGGGTGGGTGGGCCTCACAGGGCAGCCTGTCCGCCGGGGCTGTGCTGTTCCTCTCCATGTAGGGGCCGGTGAGGGGGAGTGTGGGGGGTGTAGGGGGCTTGGGGTGGGCCGGGCCTCACAGGGCAGCCTGTCCGCCGGGGCTGTGCTGTTCTTCTCTGTGCACGGGCCGAAGGCACCACAGTCGCTGCTGTTCTCCTGGGtctggggagggcagggaggactCAGGACAGGCTCAGTGGGCAGACAGAGGTCAGAGGGCTCGAGGTGAGGGTGGGTGGGGCGGGATGACTCAGCAGGTGGGAGGTTGGGGGTCAGTGAGGGCCTAGGGTTGGGTGCCTCACCGGCTGCCCTGTGGTGCCGCACCAGTGCTTAATGAGACTGCTGTTAGTGGCGTTGCCTGTGGCACTGCTCATGATCATGTCGGAGTCCAACTGGGGGCCAGAGGGGTCGTGACGGTGTGCTGCACCCTCCTTCCGGACTCACCCGGGGCTCTGGCGCCCGCGGGgtccagcccagccctgcccactgCTGCCCTCTCCTCCCCTGTCCCAGGACAGGGCCCAGACCCTCCGCTGACCCTCCATCCGGGCAGGGCgggcctcccctcctcccatccGGCCTGCTCAGGCTCtctgggcgggggcgggggccgtCCTCACCTGCACGATGAGGTGTGTGAGCGGCTTCGTCAGCACCTTGAGGATGTCGGGCGCCTGCGCCCCGGGCGTCAGGCTGGCGGCACCCAGGGCCAGCTCGCTCAGCCTCTCCAGCAGGGCCGTGGCACTCTCCAGTGGCAGCAGGACCAGCACCGTGAGCCAGTTGAAGATCCCGTGCACCGCCGAGCCGCTGAAAGCCCTGTGGCCGCAGAGAGTAGGCGGGGTCAGGTGGGGGGGCCCGGGCTGGGGCTGCCactgcagccccagcccagcccttccACCCACAACTCACCTCTGAAATTCATCCCGGTCCCCTGACTGCGCCATTGAGACCAGGGTGCTGGTGATGGATGTGCCTACGTTGACACCCATGATGATGGGCACAGACGCCCGGACAGTCAGCACTGCCGATGGGGGGGCTGAGTCAGCCTGCGGCCCACCCTGCCCCCGCCACCACCCGGGGAGGGAGTGTGCACGCACGCTTAGCAGCCACCATGCTGACCACGATGGAGGAGGACGTGCTGGAACTCTGCACCAGGGCTGTGACCAGCACGCCAATGACCAGTCCAGCCACAGGGTTGGACAGCACCACGTTGTCCTTGAAGATGTCTCCGGCCAATTTGCCTACACCGGCAAGAGAGGTGCGCTGAAGCTGCGGAGGGCTGGCTGCCCGCCCCGCCCTGGGCACCCGTCCCGTCACTCACTGCCCAGCAGCTGGAAGGCGGAGCTGAGGACGTCCAGAGAGCAGATGAAGAAGTACAGGCTGCCGAGGAGCCCGCAGGCCTTGAGGACGCTGCCGGCCACGCGGCGCAGCCTGCCGGCCACATGGAGCTCTGAGGACACAGGGCAGGCTGTCCCTGGCTGGCCCTCCACCCTGACAGGTCTCCCTCCCAGGCCCCTCATTCTctgctccctctctcctctgtctccaaCAGGGCTGGGTCCCATTTCCTCCTCTTCCGTAACccccagggcagggcctgggtcCCTGCCTTTCCAAGCCAGAAGCCCTTGGGACCCTCCCTCGCAGGAGCAGGAGGGGAGGGACGGATGGGCAGAGGTGGCCAGTCTGCCCCAGGACAGCACAGACGCCCGGTGGAGGGACACGTGTCTCCCCAGAGGGGGCCTGCATGGCGGAGTTCCCCACGCACAGCCTGTTTGGGCAGGCCCCACCCTGCTCTGTCTCCCCAGTCCCCTGGGGGACAGAGGCCTGCCAGCCTGCCACCCCCGGAACCTCCAGACCCACCTTTCCAGGGCTGGCTTGTGTCCTTCAGCTGAGGGAGGGTCCAGGGGTCTGTGTTCCCTTCCTCCAAGACTGGAGCAGAACTGGAGGTCCCTGTGGAGGTAGAATTGAGTACGGCTGTTTCCAGGACCACCTCCCTCCAACTGGGGGCACAAGGGCACAGGCCAGAGGACGGGCTGAGGCGTAAGAGGCCTGGAGTGAGGGACAGAAACGGAACGGGGAAGATGGGGCTCCAGCTGGGCTGGACCTGAGTGGAGGCGTCATGAGCCCTGTGGGTTCCCCGGGAGGCCCGCAGGAAACCTGGCCTGTCTCTGCCCAGTGCCTGGGGGGTGGGTGGTCAGACTGGTCAAGGCCTGGGGCACAGGGGCCACTGGTACCTTCATTCCTCGGAGTCCTTTCCACTAGGTCAACCGCGTCCAGAGTGGGGTGGGGGACCTGGCTGCCAGGAAGGGAACTCGGCATGGATTTCGGGCAGGGACAGACCCGGGCCCAGGTCTGGATCTGCTGGGGGGGGGGACGCGCGTGTCAGAGACATTTCCTCCTGCCCCGGCGCTGTCCTCACAAGCTGGATTCACACCCCTGGGTCCCCTGAATTGAGCCCTTGGCCGccaccctccctccctacccCCTGCAGGCCTCAGTGACCATCCCCCTTTCTCCATCCACAGGGGGATTGCTGCAATGACCTCAGGCAGTTGCCAGGCGAGCCCAGTCCAGTTTCGGGTAGACTCGAAGGGGCTCCAGCTCCCCGGCTCCCTTGCTGGTCCTGACTGGAAGGCTAGTGCCGAGGGTGCAGGCCATGAGCTGGGGAACCTGGGGACCTCCCCTATCCGGTGTCATCGGGGACACTGTGGATGGTCCCGACTTAGACTTTGGCATTTGATACTAAACAGTGACGTCTCGGCTTGATAAGGGCCCCACGCCCTGGTGATGGGGAGCAGGTGGGGTCCTCACACCACTTCAAGGCTCCTGGCCCCGAAGCTGCTGCCTTAGCCCCTGGGCCTGGTCACCCCACCCCTGGGGCCCCCCACCTGGACCCCTCCACCTAGTGCCCTGGGCTCAGGTCCAGGTGTCCtgtgcctcaccctccctccTGCTGCCCAAGCCTGGCGTCTCTTGCCCTTGGGTCCTGGAGACTCAGGATGGGGCCCAAGCCCTTGGCCTGGAGGCCACCCAGCCTCGGCCTCACTGTCCCTGGGCCTCAGCCTGGTCCTAGGAGCTCCTACCTGTGTGGGTGGTGAGGGGGCACCTGCAGGGAGGAGACATGGGGCGGGAGCAGTTGCAGGTCAAAGATCCCCTGATCGCGCACATGACCTGCTGGGTACTGAGCCCATTAATGTTTACCCAGGAGCCCAGGCCCTCACGGGGGTACCCTCCTGGCCCCAAGGCCCCTAGGCCTCGTCCCCATCCTGTCACTCTGTGGCTAGGACCTCCAAGCCCCAGCCCAACCCTCCTGGAGTTGGGGCTCCTCCCAGGGGTGGGCTCTGAATCAGGCCGAGGGCACTGCGGGGCGGGGCACCGGCCCTCGGTACTGGGCATCCTCAGCAGGCATCCGTGTGACCCAAGAGACACACTCCACCCAGCCAGGCAGGATGCTAGAGTATGGCTGGGGCTGCCCGGGAATCGAGAGACGCCAGTCCCCCACTTCCATGCACCTCAGGGCTCCCCAGACCTTCTCAGGGTCATCCCTGCCCTCGGCAGAGCAGGGGAGGGAAGCCCTTTGCACCAGGTGGTGGGGGAGGACGGGCTTTTTCATGTAGCCGGGGAGGGCACCCAGCCCGAGGTCAGAGGGTTCAGATCCGGGTTCAGGGCAGGGTTGGGCCCAGCAGGCTGCTAGCGGGCTTGGCCCTGGTATAGCCAGCGACGGCGGCCGGCAGCCTCCATCTGCAGAGGGGAGGACAGAGCTCCCCAGGCCACCTTCCCCACCCGCTGCCTGGCCCAGCGCACAGCTCTCCCCAGCGGAGTCCCAGCTGGCCCCACTGCCTGTGGGGTGTCCCCTAGGAGGACTGGGCCTCTTCCTGCCCTGGGGTGCGGGGCAGCTCCCCCAGAGGCTCACCCTGCCCAGGGGCTGCTGGTGCCCTGCTTTGCTTGCTGCCCAGCCCCCGCTGTGTGCATGGGGACTTTGCCCTGGAGAAGGTAGAAGCTTCTGAGTGTCCGCTCAGCAAATTCTCTTCCGTCTCCCTCCTGCGCCCTtgctctgggggtggggggcagcagTCCTTCCCTGGGGCTCCTGAGTGACAGCTCGttccagtgggggtgggggtgttgcAGCACTGACTTGGTGGTAACTGCTGTCCACAGTCtctggccccagccccagccccggccCCTCAAAAGAGTCTGTGTGGTGGCTGCTCGGAGCCAAGAAAGGTTCAGCGAAGGATGAGACCAACTGGGCTGTGAGACCTCAAGCAGGCCCCAGCCCTCTGTTGGCCTCAGGCAGGCCCCGCCGAGGCGTCCTCTTCAATGCCTGTATGGCTTCGTGCCTGCACGAGACCCTCCCAGAACCGCACCCGACACACAGTGGGAACTCCATGAGCTTTGTTGAGTGGGTGAATTCACAGGGCTGCCATGCAGGGCGGGGAGGAAGGAGGTAGTCTTGCCACCCTCCTGGTACACCCCGGGGACGTCTGTGGGAGAGGGGATACCTGCTCTGGGCAGCCCGCCAGGCATAGCCAGACCGGCCCTGCCCCTCCAGCCTGCAGCCCAGGCCCCCGGGACTGGCCTTCGCATCCTCTTGGGAGCCATCCTTTGCGCTGCGTCTAGGCCCAAGCCAGGCTTGCCGCCCACTCAGACAGCAGTGTCCTCACCAGGCACATCCGGTCGGGCTAGTCTGGGGTCTGGTAATTGTGGCCAGGACAGGTGGGAGGTCACCAGCCTCCTGCGGAGCCTCCCAGCCCCCAACCTTAGGCTGTGGCCTGGGATGTTCACGGCTGGGATGACACCACCCTGCTGGGCCACACGAAGCTGCTATAGGATGCTACTGCCAGGTTGTTCTGAGTGGGCTGAACCCATGATGGTGTGTGGTCAGGGGTTCCAAGGCAGGCATTTCCCCTGCAGGGGTGGGAATGGCCAGAGTTCAGACCTCGGGGCTGCCTAGGGGTGGGCAGCAGAGGCTGCCACAGCCCCAGCAGCAGTATCTGGGCTGGGGGAAGTGGGGCTGGGGTCCCAGGGCAGGGCACAGCCCAGCTGGCTGCTGAGTGATGGCGCTGCCTttgagggaggtgaggggcaggggTTCTAGTCTTGCCGGCTCCCGCTCAGCCTTGACTGCCAGGAAAGCAGCCAGGTCCAGGTCTAGCATGGCCACCCCTCCGCGAGGCGTGGGCGTGCTCTGACGGCACTGCGGACAGGGGATCCAGCGCTGCTCGGGCGCCGGTGTGTCCAGCCGCCGCACACACGCCTGGCAGAAGGTGTGTCCACAGTAGAGGCGGCGGGGCAGGTGCCCGGAGAGGTCATAGGCCGAGCAGCAGATGATGCAGTCTCTCCTCTCCTCCGGGGGCCCCTCTCCTCCGAGGCCTGGGGGCCCTCCGGCTGCAGCATCCTGCCAGAGGGAAGCCAGCGGTGGACAGCCTGCCTCGAGGACCTTCTGCCTGGATGGGGTGCTGGCCCCAGGAGCCCACCCCAGAGGTCAGGCGCTGGGTCTGTGGGGCTGGTGCGTGCAGACCTGGGAGGGAGCGTGGCACCGGGCACAGGCAGACACCAGGGTCTGCACACTTCTGGTTCATGTGGGCACCAGCCGGGCAGCCTCCTGTTCCCGCAGCACCACCCTGGCCCAGCTCCAGGCCCCCACCCTCCTGGCCGACCTGAGCCCAGGCCTCTTACCTGCATGGGCTCTGCTGGGCAGCTATGCACAGCCACGGGGTGGCCGGAGAAGGGAGTGGGGGACCCAGGGCGCCCTGCGGCTCCCTCCTGGGTTGCATTACTGGCCTTGCACGGGAGTCAGGAGAGAGGCAGGTGGCCAGCTGCGGCGGGCGTGGGCTCCCGTTTCAGCCACAAAGCCTTGAAACTAGATCTAACGGCACCACCCACTTGCAAGAGATAAGGtgccccccgccccctgcccaccccctccTGTCCAGACCCAGCCAGCTTCTGCTAACACCTCATCCAGGCTGGCCTTGGGGTCCATTCCCCCACTCTTAGGGCTTCTCCGCACGCTCACACCCTTCCCCACACTCAAAACCTCCctcacctctcccctcccccacccttaccctccccctcccctcccctccccttccctccgcTCCCTCACTCTTACTCTCTCCTTCCCTTAACCTCCCCTCCATACTGGAAtgttttcctgccttggcctctgctCACATCTCCTCCTCTAGGAAGCCTGCCAGGGTTCTCTGCTGGCTCAGAGCCTTCTGCAGACTTTGCCACTGTGCTTGTCTGTGGATCTGTGTGGCTTCTCAGCCTCACCTTGATGCCGGCTGGACGGCAGAGGGCTGCACCAGTCCACATGGACTCCAGGTGGCGCACCAGCTCCGTGTCTGGGGATCCCCGCTCCCAGCTCGGGACCCCAGACAGTGCCAGACGCCTCCTTGGTGGGCAGCTCCTGGCTGCTCTGCCCGTCTGCAGCCTCCAGGCCACCCTGGGAGGCCCAGGTTCCGGGAGGTGTGATCAGTGTGTCCACACCAGACTGCAGGCAGAGCAGAGTTGAGGGACCAAGAAGGGTTGGGACGGGTGGGCAGGACCCCAGGACCACTCACAGCCCCGCTGGGTGGAAGCAAATGGCCCCTCCTTACCCCTGCCCACCTTCTTGGCAGTCTGCCCCCAGGACTGGTCAGACAAGTTCTCGTGGCTGGCCTGGGTGTGGTCACCCTCCGGTGGGGGCCAGCAACGGGGCAAGGCGGGGAGCCTGGCACGCTAAGTCCTGGCACAGGGTCAGGGCAGTGACCCATCCGTCCCACGCCTGGAGACCTCTGCATGCCACgcgcctgccctgccctgctgtgGAGCTGGTCACCATGCGTCAGGGAAGGGCTGGCATGGCGTGAGGACCCGTCTGTCCTGCGTGGCCAGCTCGGCTGCCACCTCCTCACCTTGTCTCTGCCCTGCCCGGAACACCAGGGCGCCCCAAGCTGGCCTCCATGCTCACTCCCTGCCTGGCATCCTGGCTTACAGTGGTGAGGCAGTACCTGCGCAGAGCAGCCTAGCGCCTGGTGCTCAGCCCCAGAGAGGCCCCCACCCTGCTCAGCAGACCAGGAGACGGCCCAGCACCCACggccccagcctcctcctgcctcatcctcaaGGCCTGGTCCAGGCCACCTCCTCCCGGAAGCCCAGGCCCCGAGGCAGGACAGGAGGTGTGCCGGAATTAGATATTTCCTGTGAAACTAGAAAAACATCCCAGCTGAGGTTGGGAGGTGAATCACCAGTGGGTAGGGCGTGGTCCTGGCTGTCTGGGCTCTCCTGTCCCAACCTTCCACTCCCTGAAACCTGCAGCACCTGCTGCACCCACCACCCTCTTGTCGACACGCTCCTTCTCTTGGAGGCCTTTCCTGGGGTCCCCCCAGTTCCATGCGCTGTATCCTCCTGCTGTCCGACCCATGGACTGACCCCAGCTCACAGTCTCAGCCTCGGCCCCAGGGAGCGCAGGTCAGCTCAAATCCAGACCTGGCTCAGCTAGGGCTGTGGACACGCTGCAAGCCCTCGTGCAGTCTCTGGGCAGACCCGGGACCTGCAGGCCAGGGGAAAGTGTGGACGTCATGAGGCAGTGGCATCCCTGTCCTTGCAATGTCCacagtgactgtgtgtgtgtgttcttgggTCCACATAAAGGGGCAGATGCCCTGTGTCCAGCTACAACCCCCTCCCAAAGGAGCCTGCAGCAAAGAAGAATTGCTGGGAGGAAGATCACCCTGCTTTATTGCCTGGGCCTTAAGGTAATCAGGGGTGTCCCTCTCCAGCCAGGACCTGGGATTCCGTTTCAGGAGCTCGGGCTGAACGGCCACCTTCCTGGTGGGTCTGAGCCCCAGTGCCTGGTGTGAAGGGGCAGATGCCCATGACAACAGCCACCCCGAATGTCCGGGCACTGTGTGAGCCACATTTGCTGAAGTCTGGGTCCTGGCCCTGGCAGGGTGGGCTGGGCTAGGAGATgacacagcagcagcagctgtggcAGCGGCAGAAGGGGGGACAGTGGCAGCAGCGgcagcaggggcagcagcagcagtggtgggCGATGTCATCCCCGCGCCCCACGGGCGGAGGGCCAGCGTAGGTCAGTCCGGCCTGGCGCTGACTGCTGCTGTAGGGGTTGCCAGGCTGCTGCCAGGCCTGCTGGTTCTGGATGGGGGCAGCCCCCTGGTTACCCTTGGCGCCCTTGGGCCCTGGGACCTCGGTCGGCTGCAAGAGGTGGGTTGGCTCTGGGGCACAGGGCCCCACTGGCAGGGGCTGCATCTCCGAGGATGAGGAACAGGTGGAAGCCACCTCTAACTGCTGCCCCAGGTCAGGCCGCAGGTGAGCCCGGGGGATGCTGATGTGGGCATATGGGTTCTTGACGACCATCTCTTGGTGGTCCATGGTCCAGCCTGCAGGGGTGGGCAGAGAAGACAGACATGAACTCAGTGGAGTGGGACGGCTGCCCACGAGCCTGCGGCCCAAGAAAGCCCCTACCAGGAGCAGCGTGCCTCGTCCAAGCTCAGCATTCCCAAGGCATCAGTGCCGGGGTGCCATCACCTCCAAATGTGTGTGCAAGGCTAGTGTCATGGGCGTGAGCCAAGTGTGAGCAAGCAGCAAGGGCCGGTGTCTCCCAGCTGCCACCCCTGCCAGGGATCCTCCCCCTCCCCTGGTGGCATTGGTCCTGGGATGGAGCTGGGAATGGGGTCGGGGAGGCTGAGAGATGGGAGAGAAGGGGGCTGACCCTGCAGTGCCCCTGAGTTCAGGGCAGTCCCGGCGGCCAAGGGCTTACCTGTGGTGGCAACACGGCAGTCTGTCCTCTCGGTCTTCTGAGCTCTAGGTCCCAGTGCCTGAGTTGAGCGACTGGCAGCCGCCTTTTCCCTCCTTGGGAGGGGCGGGGCCATGGGGTGGGGCTCAGAGATGGGGTTCCCAAGATCCCAAGAGGCCCCAGCAACTGGAGCACGACAGCTGGCCCAGCCCTCGTCCTCAGGTGGGTGGCAGCCCAGGCCTGGGCTCTGAGGGGCACTGCCAAACCAGTGACTCAGCCCCTCACATCCGGGGCATGGCCTGGGCCCTAAAGGGCATCTGCAGCTTGCCCGAGAGGAGGGCAGGAGGTGAGCCTGAGGTCACGGCTCTGGAAAGGAAGTGGGGTGAGGCCCTCAGATTCCCAGGCCTGCAGTCCCCAGCCATTGCTCACACACCTCAAAGCcccagctgaggcagggcttCTGAGCCTCTGAGCCTCTTCTTAGCAGAGACCAAGATGCTTGAGAGCCATAGGCTCTTGGAGGCTTTCTgcttgttttctgagatggagtcttgctctgttgcccaggctggagtgcagctgcgcgatctcggctcactgcaacctctgcctcccgggttcaagcgattctcctgcttcagcctcccgagtagctgggattacaggcaaccaccaccatgcctggctaattttttgtatttttagtaaacagggtttcaccatgttggccagactggtctccaactcctgacctcaggtgatccgcctgccttggcctcccaaaatgctgggattacaggcgtgagccaccgcgcccggccgatttttgtttgagacagggtctcactctgccatccaggctggggtgcagtggcatgatctggctcactgcggcctcaacctcctgggctctagtgatcctcccacctcagcctcttgagtagctggaaggtgcaccaccacgccggctgattctttatagagatgtaggtctcactatgttgcctaggctcatctcaaactcctggactgaagtgatccgcctgcctccacctcccaaagtgctggattccaggcgtgagccagcgtgcccagtggcttttctgcttttttcactGATAAAAAATGTTTGATTTGCACGTTTTGTCACAGGTCTTATCTTACAATCAGTGACACGGGCTTTAGACACTACTGACATTTTTAGCTCATTTCTCGAACTGCAGTTACCCTCTGGCTGGCGGGCGTGGGGGCCACACGCGCCCCCCCAGCGTCCCCACCTTGGGCCCCCCGCCTCCAGCCGAACCCAGGCTCCAACTGCACCCGCGCAGGCAGGGGTGCAGCGGGCACTGGCGGGTGCCGCGGGGACGACCCACGGCAGTGGGGCCCTTGGGGCCCAGGGGAGCACCAGGAAGGGCGGGGTCCAGTCAGATGTGGCCTGTGTAGGGCCAGTCAGACCGGTCGGGACATGAGTTCAGGCAACCCGGCCCCGATTTGGGGAGAACTGGGTGCTCCTGGGGACCCAAAACTTGAGAGGCCGGAGACGGAGGTCCACTGCGCAGGCGCCGGAAGTCCCGCCCACCTCCCTGCCTGCCACTTGAGTGGCGCCTATGGCGCATGCGCAAACAAGGCAGACACCGGCCGTGGAAATATTATTGCCCAGAAGCCCCCGCGCTCCGGGGTTTCCCGAAAGACCCGGTTCGGATGTGACCAATACTCGGCTTGGGGTTCTCCAGCTCTGAATGGCGGGTCTGAAAAGGCCTGGCCTGGGGGCGGGGCCTCGTGGTGGGGGCGGGATCTCATCCCCTACGGGGTGGGGTCTCGATGAGGGGGCGGGGCCTGCGGCCTGGTGCTTCCTCGGGCGCGCGCCGGGTCGGTGAGCAGAGTCTGCGGCGGAGCTGGGCTC
This portion of the Pan troglodytes isolate AG18354 chromosome 11, NHGRI_mPanTro3-v2.0_pri, whole genome shotgun sequence genome encodes:
- the RNF224 gene encoding RING finger protein 224, with the protein product MQDAAAGGPPGLGGEGPPEERRDCIICCSAYDLSGHLPRRLYCGHTFCQACVRRLDTPAPEQRWIPCPQCRQSTPTPRGGVAMLDLDLAAFLAVKAEREPARLEPLPLTSLKGSAITQQPAGLCPALGPQPHFPQPRYCCWGCGSLCCPPLGSPEV
- the CYSRT1 gene encoding cysteine-rich tail protein 1; protein product: MAPPLPRREKAAASRSTQALGPRAQKTERTDCRVATTGWTMDHQEMVVKNPYAHISIPRAHLRPDLGQQLEVASTCSSSSEMQPLPVGPCAPEPTHLLQPTEVPGPKGAKGNQGAAPIQNQQAWQQPGNPYSSSQRQAGLTYAGPPPVGRGDDIAHHCCCCPCCRCCHCPPFCRCHSCCCCVIS